Proteins encoded together in one Bradyrhizobium sp. PSBB068 window:
- a CDS encoding DUF2628 domain-containing protein, with amino-acid sequence MPVYTVHAPVAHGADLAVTDKFVFVRDGFHVWAAVAGALWLAWNRLWLALIGWIVLTFAIDYALAKLGIGRGAIVLVDLVLMVLIGLEAATLQRWTLSRRKWRQLDIVLADNVDAAERRFFERWTARHRGVVNDQRAVDRGGPPPTRDVPGQSFSKPPPMPQGGIIGLFPEPGGSR; translated from the coding sequence ATGCCGGTCTATACAGTGCATGCCCCCGTGGCCCACGGCGCCGATCTCGCGGTGACCGACAAATTCGTCTTCGTGCGCGACGGCTTCCATGTCTGGGCCGCCGTCGCGGGTGCGCTCTGGCTGGCCTGGAACAGGCTCTGGCTGGCGCTGATCGGCTGGATCGTCCTTACCTTCGCGATCGATTATGCGCTGGCCAAGCTCGGGATCGGCCGCGGCGCGATCGTGCTCGTCGATCTGGTGTTGATGGTGCTGATCGGGCTGGAGGCCGCAACGTTGCAACGCTGGACGCTGTCGCGGCGCAAATGGCGCCAGCTCGACATCGTGCTCGCCGACAATGTCGATGCCGCCGAACGCCGCTTCTTCGAGCGCTGGACCGCGCGGCATCGCGGCGTCGTCAACGACCAGCGCGCGGTCGATCGCGGCGGCCCGCCGCCGACCCGGGATGTTCCGGGTCAATCATTCTCAAAACCCCCGCCGATGCCGCAGGGCGGCATCATCGGATTGTTTCCAGAGCCAGGAGGATCACGATGA
- the hisH gene encoding imidazole glycerol phosphate synthase subunit HisH, producing the protein MTVAIIDYGSGNLHSAAKAFERAARSMEDPQAIKVTRDPDAVYRADRIVLPGVGAFADCRRGVDAVDGMLEALTEAVRVKARPFFGICVGMQLMATRGKEHVITEGFNWIGGDVVKIEPRDENLKVPHMGWNTLDMVREHPVLERLPLGPKGRHAYFVHSYHLNAANEADVLARADYGGPVTAIVGKDTAIGTQFHPEKSQRFGLALISNFLKWKP; encoded by the coding sequence ATGACCGTCGCAATCATCGATTACGGCTCCGGCAATCTGCATTCGGCGGCGAAGGCCTTCGAGCGCGCCGCGCGCAGCATGGAGGATCCGCAAGCCATCAAGGTGACGCGCGATCCCGACGCGGTGTATCGCGCCGATCGGATCGTGCTGCCCGGTGTCGGCGCGTTCGCCGATTGCCGCCGCGGCGTCGACGCGGTCGACGGCATGCTGGAAGCGCTGACCGAGGCGGTGCGGGTCAAGGCGCGGCCGTTCTTCGGCATCTGCGTCGGCATGCAGCTGATGGCGACGCGCGGCAAGGAGCACGTGATCACCGAAGGCTTCAACTGGATCGGCGGCGATGTCGTCAAGATCGAGCCGCGCGACGAGAACCTGAAGGTCCCGCACATGGGCTGGAATACGCTCGACATGGTGCGCGAGCACCCGGTGCTGGAGCGGCTGCCGCTCGGGCCGAAGGGGCGCCACGCCTATTTCGTGCACTCCTACCACCTCAACGCCGCCAACGAGGCGGACGTGCTGGCGCGCGCCGACTATGGCGGGCCGGTGACCGCGATCGTCGGCAAGGACACCGCGATCGGCACCCAGTTTCACCCCGAGAAGAGCCAGCGCTTCGGCCTCGCTCTGATCTCCAATTTCTTGAAGTGGAAGCCGTGA
- the hisA gene encoding 1-(5-phosphoribosyl)-5-[(5-phosphoribosylamino)methylideneamino]imidazole-4-carboxamide isomerase: MILFPAVDLKNGQCVRLEQGDMARATVFNLDPAAQAASFAAQGFEYLHVVDLDGAFAGKPMNAHAVEAMLKAVTMPVQLGGGIRDLTTIEAWLDKGITRVIIGTAAVRDPELVKGAARKFPGRVAVGLDARDGKVAVEGWAETSHVTALEIAQRFEDAGVAAIIFTDIARDGLLKGLNLDATIALADRISIPVIASGGFASIDDVKALLEPRAKKLAGAIVGRALYDGRLDPAAALQLIRSAV, from the coding sequence GTGATTCTCTTTCCAGCGGTTGATCTGAAGAACGGCCAGTGCGTGCGCCTGGAGCAGGGCGACATGGCGCGCGCCACCGTGTTCAATCTCGATCCGGCGGCGCAGGCTGCAAGCTTCGCCGCGCAGGGCTTCGAATATCTCCATGTCGTCGATCTCGACGGCGCGTTTGCCGGCAAGCCGATGAATGCCCATGCGGTGGAGGCGATGCTGAAGGCGGTCACTATGCCGGTGCAGCTCGGCGGCGGCATCCGCGACCTCACAACCATCGAGGCCTGGCTCGACAAGGGCATTACGCGCGTCATCATCGGCACGGCCGCGGTGCGCGATCCCGAGCTCGTGAAGGGCGCAGCGAGAAAATTCCCCGGCCGCGTGGCGGTGGGCCTCGACGCGCGCGACGGCAAGGTCGCGGTCGAAGGCTGGGCCGAGACCTCGCATGTCACCGCGCTCGAGATCGCGCAGCGTTTCGAGGATGCCGGCGTTGCCGCGATCATCTTCACCGACATCGCGCGTGACGGGCTGCTTAAGGGCCTCAACCTCGATGCGACCATTGCGCTCGCCGACCGCATCTCGATCCCGGTGATCGCCTCCGGCGGCTTCGCCTCGATCGACGACGTCAAGGCGCTGCTTGAGCCTCGTGCCAAAAAACTCGCCGGCGCCATCGTCGGCCGCGCGCTCTATGATGGACGACTTGATCCCGCCGCCGCGCTTCAACTGATCCGTTCCGCGGTCTAG